In a single window of the Papaver somniferum cultivar HN1 chromosome 8, ASM357369v1, whole genome shotgun sequence genome:
- the LOC113301602 gene encoding uncharacterized protein LOC113301602 isoform X2, producing MPQTDQPSPSSPTHQSNPPPPNSRVLDPYVIHPSDNPATVLFSPLLQGDNYGAWIKGITKALNANGKLGFVDGSLPPSEDDLTHRCWKRYDDLVGSWLLNSVHPDIRASCLYAASSYAIRKDFQYDSLVASTEACICGAGKHMLERLERDRAMEFLQGLHDRFSNLRSQILTMEPFPTAFHIFNIVQQEEEQQNITASPVPTIESAALNTSKHFASSSRPPASQNKRQRPHCDYCNRHGHVRDKCYKMHGFPTTTNKFPVAAVSTSMPPDSTTIQPAIPALSADQYARLLALINPPNESAQIEHRANFAGPSHETSDWSG from the exons ATGCCTCAAACAGATCAACCCTCGCCTTCTTCCCCAACTCATCAATCAAATCCACCTCCTCCTAACTCTAGGGTTCTTGACCCATATGTTATTCACCCCTCTGATAATCCCGCTACAGTTCTCTTTTCACCTTTACTACAAGGAGATAATTATGGTGCATGGATTAAAGGGATTACCAAAGCTTTAAACGCCAACGGAAAACTAGGTTTTGTCGATGGGTCTTTACCACCATCGGAGGACGATCTCACTCATCGCTGCTGGAAACGCTATGATGATCTAGTAGGAAGTTGGCTCCTCAATTCAGTCCACCCAGACATTCGTGCAAGCTGTTTATATGCAGCCTCTTCATATGCAATCCGGAAGGACTTCCAG TATGACTCGTTGGTTGCTTCAACTGAGGCATGTATCTGCGGTGCTGGTAAGCATATGCTGGAAAGACTTGAAAGAGACAGAGCAATGGAATTCCTCCAGGGTCTCCATGATAGATTCTCAAATCTGAGAAGCCAAATCCTGACAATGGAACCGTTTCCGACTGCTTTTCATATCTTCAATATTGTGCAACAAGAGGAGGAGCAGCAAAATATTACTGCATCTCCAGTACCCACTATCGAATCAGCTGCCCTTAACACCAGCAAGCATTTTGCATCTTCATCTCGTCCTCCTGCTAGTCAGAATAAGCGCCAGCGACCACACTGCGATTACTGCAACAGGCATGGTCACGTACGTGACAAGTGCTATAAGATGCATGGATTTCCTACTACCACCAACAAATTTCCAGTTGCTGCTGTTTCCACATCCATGCCGCCTGATTCGACTACTATTCAACCAGCTATCCCAGCATTGTCCGCTGATCAGTATGCTCGTCTTCTAGCTCTTATCAATCCTCCCAATGAATCTGCACAGATAGAACATCGTGCAAATTTCGCAG GACCGAGTCACGAAACAAGTGATTGGTCAGGCTAA
- the LOC113301602 gene encoding uncharacterized protein LOC113301602 isoform X1 → MPQTDQPSPSSPTHQSNPPPPNSRVLDPYVIHPSDNPATVLFSPLLQGDNYGAWIKGITKALNANGKLGFVDGSLPPSEDDLTHRCWKRYDDLVGSWLLNSVHPDIRASCLYAASSYAIRKDFQVRFCISNALILFHLKSAIASIRQESMPVSIYYTKIKTLWDQYDSLVASTEACICGAGKHMLERLERDRAMEFLQGLHDRFSNLRSQILTMEPFPTAFHIFNIVQQEEEQQNITASPVPTIESAALNTSKHFASSSRPPASQNKRQRPHCDYCNRHGHVRDKCYKMHGFPTTTNKFPVAAVSTSMPPDSTTIQPAIPALSADQYARLLALINPPNESAQIEHRANFAGPSHETSDWSG, encoded by the exons ATGCCTCAAACAGATCAACCCTCGCCTTCTTCCCCAACTCATCAATCAAATCCACCTCCTCCTAACTCTAGGGTTCTTGACCCATATGTTATTCACCCCTCTGATAATCCCGCTACAGTTCTCTTTTCACCTTTACTACAAGGAGATAATTATGGTGCATGGATTAAAGGGATTACCAAAGCTTTAAACGCCAACGGAAAACTAGGTTTTGTCGATGGGTCTTTACCACCATCGGAGGACGATCTCACTCATCGCTGCTGGAAACGCTATGATGATCTAGTAGGAAGTTGGCTCCTCAATTCAGTCCACCCAGACATTCGTGCAAGCTGTTTATATGCAGCCTCTTCATATGCAATCCGGAAGGACTTCCAGGTAAGGTTTTGTATCTCAAACGCTCTTATTCTATTTCATTTGAAATCTGCAATAGCTTCTATTAGGCAAGAATCGATGCCTGTGTCTATTTACTACACCAAAATAAAAACACTTTGGGATCAGTATGACTCGTTGGTTGCTTCAACTGAGGCATGTATCTGCGGTGCTGGTAAGCATATGCTGGAAAGACTTGAAAGAGACAGAGCAATGGAATTCCTCCAGGGTCTCCATGATAGATTCTCAAATCTGAGAAGCCAAATCCTGACAATGGAACCGTTTCCGACTGCTTTTCATATCTTCAATATTGTGCAACAAGAGGAGGAGCAGCAAAATATTACTGCATCTCCAGTACCCACTATCGAATCAGCTGCCCTTAACACCAGCAAGCATTTTGCATCTTCATCTCGTCCTCCTGCTAGTCAGAATAAGCGCCAGCGACCACACTGCGATTACTGCAACAGGCATGGTCACGTACGTGACAAGTGCTATAAGATGCATGGATTTCCTACTACCACCAACAAATTTCCAGTTGCTGCTGTTTCCACATCCATGCCGCCTGATTCGACTACTATTCAACCAGCTATCCCAGCATTGTCCGCTGATCAGTATGCTCGTCTTCTAGCTCTTATCAATCCTCCCAATGAATCTGCACAGATAGAACATCGTGCAAATTTCGCAG GACCGAGTCACGAAACAAGTGATTGGTCAGGCTAA